The Streptomyces sp. R28 region CCGCCGCCGCCACCCTGACCCTCTCCGCCTGCGGCAACGGTGACGACAGCGCCCAGCCCGTCACCGTGGTCTCCGAGGAGGCCGGGTCGGACAAGGCCGCCATCGTCCTCGACAAGCCGTTCGAGAAGCCCGACCTGGTCCTCACCGACACGAACGGCAAGAAGTACGACCTCCGCAAGGAGACCCAGGGCAAGCCCACGCTGATCTACTTCGGCTACACCAACTGCCCCGACGTCTGCCCGCTGACGATGAACAACGTCGCCGTCGCCAAGAAGCAGCTGTCCAAGGCGCAGCAGGACGAGCTGCGCGTCGTGTTCGTCACCACGGACCCGGAGCGCGACACCGCGTCCGCGCTCGGCAAGTGGCTCAAGGGCATCGACTCGCAGGTCGTCGGCCTGACCGGCGACTTCGACACCATCCAGGCCGGCGCCCGCACCCTCGGCATCAGCATCGAGCCGCCGCACAAGGACAAGAACGGCAAGATGGTCTCCACCCACGGCACCCAGGTCGTCGCGTTCTCGCCGAAGACCGACGCCGGGTACGTCCTCTACACCGAGGACGCCACCGTCGACGACTACACCAAGGACCTCCCCAAGCTCATCAAGGGGGAGAAGCCGTGAGGCGTCTCGTCGCACCCGTCGCGGTACTGACCGGGGCCCTGGTCCTGGCGGGCTGCGGCTCCGAGGACATCCAGGCCGACTCCCAGGCTGACTCCCAAGCCGGCTCAAAGGCGGAACTGTCCGTCAGCGGCGCCTACATGCCGCAGCCCGTCTCGGACTCCATGGCGGCCGGCTTCCTGACGATCACGAACAAGGGCGGCACGAAGGACGAGTTGACCTCCGTCACCAGTGACGTCGGCGACGTGACCGCCCACGAGACCGTCGGATCGTCGATGCAGGAGGTCAAGGACATCGACGTCCCCGCGCGCGGTCAGCTCGTGTTCAAGAGCGGCGGCAACCACCTGATGTTCGAGAAGCTGAAGCGCAAGCCCGAGCAGGGCGAGAAGGTGAGCGTGCAGCTCCACTTCGCCGAGTCCGGCACGGTGACGGTTGAGATACCGGTGAAGTCCGCGACGTACAACCCGAAGACCGGACACTGAGGGAGAGATCGCCTTGACCCAGACCATCGCCCCCCGCGTCCGGACCCTGGTGCTGCTGCTCCTGGCCGCCACCGGCCTTCTGCTCGCCGGCGCCGGGCCGGTCTCCGCGCACGCCGCGCTGACCGGCAGCGACCCCCAGCAGGGGGCGGTGGTCGACAAGGCCCCGACGCAGATCTCGCTGTCCTTCTCCGAGAAGGTCGCCCTGTCCGACGACTCCCTGCGCGTGCTCGACCCCAAGGGCCAGCGCATCGACCGCGGCGACCCGGCCAACCTCAGCGGCACCACGTACGCCGTGAAACTCCACAGCGGCCTGCCCGACGGCACCTACACCGTCACCTACCAGGTGGTGTCCGAGGACAGCCATCCCGTCGCCGGCGCCTACACCTTCTCCATCGGCGCCCCCTCCCAGACCACCGTCTCCGTCTCCGGCCAGACGGCGGGCGGCGGGATCGTCGGCGCGCTCTACGGGTTCGGGCGGTACGTGTCGTACGCCGGCTTCACCGTCATGGTCGGCGCCGCCGCCTTCGTGCTCGCCTGCTGGCAGCGCGGGACGGGCGTGCGGCCGCTCCAGCGGCTCGTCGTCTCCGGCTGGCTGGCACTGACCGCCGCCACGCTCGGGCTGCTCCTCCTGCGCGGCTCGTACACCAGCACCGGCAAGGTCGGCGACATCTTCGACCTGGACCTGCTGGGGCAGGTGCTGCAGACCAAGACGGGCGCGGCGCTGGTCTCCCGGCTGCTGCTGCTCGCCGCCGCGGCGCTGTTCATCGCCGTGCTGTTCGGGGCGTACGACAAGCGTGAGGAAGAGGAGAAGCAGGACCTGACCTTCGGGCTCGCGATCGGCGGGACCGTGGTGGCGGCGGGGCTCGCGGCGAGCTGGGCGATGTCCGAGCACGCCTCGACCGGGCTCCAGGCCGGGATCGCGATGCCGGTCGACGTCGTCCATCTGCTGGCCGTCGCCGGCTGGCTCGGCGGGCTCGCCGCACTGCTCGTGGCGCTCTACCGGGCGCCCGCGGACACACCGGTCGACGCCTCCGCGGTACGGCGGTTCTCACGCGTCGCCTTCGGCAGCGTGCTCGCGCTGGTCGCGACCGGGATCTACCAGTCGTGGCGCCAGCTCGGATCGTGGTCGGCGTTCACCGGGACGCGGTACGGGCAGTTGCTGCTGGTCAAGATCGGGCTCGTGGTGCTGCTGGTCGGGATCGCGTGGATCTCGCGGCGGTGGACGGCACGGCTGGCGGATGCCGTCGTGGAGCAGCGGCGGGAGGCGAAGGACGCGGCTGAGGGCGAGAAGGGGGCGGGCTCGGGTACGGGTACGGGTACGGGTACGGCGGACACGGTCGAGGAGGATGTGGAGGGCGAGGGCGAGGCTGTCGAGGGCGAGCGGGAGCACGCCACCGCGCGGGCCACCACCTCCACCCCCGCTTCCGCTTCCGCTTCCGGCAAGAAGGGCGCCTCGGTCGCCGTGGCCGACGACAAGGGCAGCGACTCCAAGGGCAGCGACTCCCAGCGCGCCGCCCAGCTCGCCCGGCAGCAGGCCGCGATCGACACGGCACGGCAGAAGCAGCAGCGGGACGCCGACCCGAACCGGTTCGGACTGCGCCGCTCGGTGCTCGCCGAGGCGGGCGTCGCCGTCGTCCTGCTGGCCGTCACCACCATGCTGACGTCGACCGAACCGGGGCGAACCGAGGAGGCGGCCAGGGCGGCCACGTCGGCCTCTTCCGCCGACGCCTCGGCGACCGGGGCGCTGACCCTGGACATGTCCTTCGACACCGGCGGCGAGGACGGCAAGGGCGTCGTACGGATCGACCTCGATCCCGCGCGCGTGGGCGGCAACGAGATGCACGTCTACGTGGAGCGGCCCAACGGCCGCGCCTTCGACGTCCCCGAGGTGAAGGTCGCCTTCACCCTCGAGTCCCAGGACATCGGTCCGCTGCCCGTAGTCCCCGACCACATCACCACCGGACACTGGTCGGCGACCGGAGTGCAGATCCCCGTGGCGGGCGAGTGGAAGATCGCCGTCACCGTCCGGACCTCCGACATCGACCAGACCACCGTCTCCAAGAACGCGCAGATCGGCTGAACCGCACCATGGCTGACCAGTCCATTCCAGAGGCCCGCAGCCCCGAGAAGGCACTTAATGGCGGCGTTTCACTCAATGCCGGCGTTTCCGAGAACGCCTCTGTCGAGGACGGCGCCTCCCCCAAGGAGGGCATCTCGCGGCGGCGGCTGCTCGGAACCGCCGGTGCCACCGGGCTGGTGCTCGGTGCGGCCGGCGGGGCCGTGGGATACGCCGCCCGGCCGGCCGAGGCGACACCGCTCACCTCGCTGGGCGCCGAGCAGGTGATGTTTCACGGGAAACATCAGCCCGGCATCCTCCAGCCGCTCCAGGCACGCGGCCACGTCGTCGCCTTCGACCTGACGGCGGGCGCGGGCCGTAAGGAGGCGGCGGCATTGCTGCGCCGTTGGTCGGAGACGGCACGACGGCTGATGGCGGGCGAGACGGCCAAGCAGGACGACACCGACGTGGCCCGGGACGCCGGGCCGTCGTCCCTGACGATCACCTTCGGCTTCGGGCACAGCTTCTTCGCGCGAACCGGCCTGGAGAAGCAGCGCCCGGTCTCCCTGGACCCGCTGCCCGACTTCTCCTCCGACCGGCTCGACAAGGCGCGCAGCAACGGCGACCTGTGGGTGCAGATCGGCGCCAATGACGCCCTGGTCGCCTTCCACGCCCTGCGCGCGATCCAGAAGGACGCCGGCCAGGCCGCCAAGGTGCGGTGGCAGATGAACGGCTTCAACCGGTCGCCGGGGGCCACCGCGCACCCGATGACGGCGCGCAACCTGATGGGCCAGATGGACGGCACGCGTAATCCGAAGCCGACGCAGGCCGACTTCGACGAGCGCATCTTCGTGCCGGAGTCCGGTTCGAAGGACCCCGCGTGGATGGCGGGCGGCTCCTACGCCGTCGTACGCCGCATCCGCATGCTGCTCGACGACTGGGAGCAGCTCTCGGTCAAGGAGCAGGAGGACGTCATCGGGCGCCGCAAGTCCGACGGGGCGCCGCTGTCCGGGGGCACCGAGACGACCGAGATGGACCTGGAGAAGACGGACAAGGCAGGGAACCTGGTCGTCCCCCTCAACGCCCACGCGCGCATCACCCGGCCCGACCAGAACGGTGGCGCGGCCATGCTGCGGCGCCCCTTCTCGTACCACGACGGCATCGACGCGGACGGGGTGCCCGACGCGGGGCTGCTGTTCATCTGCTGGCAGGCCGACCCACTGCGCGGCTTCGTCACCGTCCAGCGCAAGCTCGACCGCGGCGACGCACTGTCGAAGTTCATCCGGCACGAGGCGAGCGGGCTGTTCGCGGTGCCGGGTGGGGCGGCGGAGGGCGAGTACGTGGGGCAGCGGTTGCTGGAGGGGTGACGCGGGGGGGCGAGGGGCGGGGCAGGCAGGGCACGGGGGGAGCCGGGCTGGGCAGGGGCGAGCGGGGGCAGGCATGAGCCGGGGCACGGGTGAGCCGGCTGGGCTCGGCACATCCCATGAGCCGGGCTGGGCTCGGTACATCCCGTGAGCCGCGTCCGGATCCCCCTTGGCGTGGCCGGATGAGATATGTCCACCGCGTTTCGCAAGGCCCATTAGGGTGAGGTCATGCCAGCGAGCTATGCCTATCTCGGCCCCGAGGGCACCTTCACCGAGGTCGCCCTGCGCACGCTTCCCGAGGCCGCGACCCGGGAGCTGATCCCGTACGTGTCCGTACAGTCCGCGCTCGACGCGGTGCGCCTCGGCGAGGCCGAGGCCGCGTTCGTACCGATCGAGAACTCCGTCGAGGGCGGGATCACGACCACGCTCGACGAGCTGGTCGCGGGCAAGCCGCTGATGATCTACCGCGAGGTGCTGCTGTCGATCACCTTCGCGCTGCTGGTCAGGCCCGGCACCAAGCTGTCGGACATCAAGACGGTCTCCGCCCACCCGGCCGCCCAGCCGCAGGTGCGCAACTGGCTGAAGAAGAACCTCCCGGACGCCCACTGGGAGTCGGCCGCCTCGAACGCGGACGCCGCGCGTCTGGTCCAGGAGGGCCAGTACGACGCCGCCTTCGCGGGCGAGTTCGCGGCCGCCCGGTACGGCCTGGAGGCCCTGGAGACCGGGATCCACGACGCGGAGAACGCCCAGACGCGGTTCGTGCTGGTGGGCCGGCCGGCCCGGCCCGCGGCGCCGAGCGGCGCGGACAAGACGTCCGTCGTCCTGTGGCAGCGCGACGACCATCCCGGCGGGCTGCGCGACCTCCTGGGCGAGTTCGCCACGCGCGGCATCAACCTGATGCTGCTGCAGTCCCGGCCCACCGGTGCGGGCATCGGCAACTACTGCTTCTGCATCGATGCCGAGGGGCACATCTCGGACCGCCGGGTGGCGGAGGCGCTGATGGGGCTGAAGCGGATCTGCCTGGAGGTGCGGTACCTGGGCTCGTATCCGCGCGCGGACATCGAGCCGGGGGATGTGCGGACGCCGCGCCAGGGGACGTCGGACGAGGCGTTCGTGTCGGCGGCGGACTGGGTGGCGCGGTGCCAGGACGGGCGGTTCTGAGCGGCCCGTACCGCCCGTACGGCCCGTAGGGCCTGTGCGTGCTGTGCGTGCTGTGCGTGCTGAGGTTGCTATGACGAGAGCTTGGACCGGCCCTGTGACGGTCGGTTCGTGACCGGCTCCCGCACAGGCTTCTCGCCAGTACTACCAGCTTATTGTCGTTATCCACAGGCGTTATCCACAGGTACTCTTCTCGACCTGGGGACAAGTCGACAAGCAAGGGTGGGGCTGTCGACAAATCACTCTCCGAGCCACCTCGGTGTCCACCATCGCGCAAGTCACCCTTCGTCCACTCTTTTCCTTTGGGCAATCCTTTGGGGCGACCGCTTTCCACTCGAAAGTGCGGATGGATAGGGTTTGCCCTGGGAATCCTCGACCTGCTCGGCACATTGCGGAGTGATCAATTCCGACGTCCACAGTCCATCCACACACCCTGTGGATAACTCTTCCCCGGCTGGGGATCCCTGTGGACAACCGCGATCCAAATCCCGTTCCCCACAAGGGAATCGGGTCAACCGGCCGCCCCGCGCCTGCCCCGTTCCAGGGAGTGAGACGCCCTTTATTGACACACCTCGCAATTCATCCCCAACGGAACGTAAGCCGTGGTTCGGAATAGCGAGTCGTGGGCTGTCACCCCGCCCCGGTAGCCTTGAGCGCGTGATTGACCTTCGCCTGCTCCGTGAGGACCCTGACCGAGTGCGCGCCTCGCAGCGCGCCCGTGGAGAGGACGTCGCGCTCGTCGACGCCCTCCTGTCTGCCGACGAGCGGCGCAGGTCGTCCGGCGTCCGCTTCGACGAGCTGCGTTCCGAGCAGAAGTCGCTCGGCAAGCTCATCCCCAAGGCCTCCGGCGACGAGAAGGCCGAGCTGCTGAAGAAGACCGGCCAGCTCGCCGCCGACGTCAAGGCGGCCGATGCGGAGCAGCACGAGGCCGACGAGGAGACCAAGCGCCTCCTGCTCCAGCTCGGCAACCTCGTGCACCCCGACGTCCCGGTCGGCGGCGAGGAGGACTTCGTCGTCCTGGAGACGCACGGCACCATCCGCGACTTCGGCGCCGAGGGCTTCGAGCCCAAGGACCACCTGGAGCTCGGCGAGGCGCTGGGCGCCATCGACGTCGAGCGCGGCGCCAAGGTGTCCGGCTCGCGCTTCTACTACCTCACCGGCGTCGGCGCCCTGCTGGAACTGGCGCTGGTCAACGCGGCGATCGCCCAGGCCACCGAGGCCGGTTTCATCCCGATGCTCACCCCGGCGCTGGTCCGCCCGCGCGCCATGGAGGGCACCGGCTTCCTCGGCCAGGCCGCGGAGAACGTCTACCACCTGGAGAAGGACGACTACTACCTGGTCGGCACCTCCGAGGTCCCGCTCGCCGCGTACCACATGGACGAGATCCTCGACGCCGACAAGCTGCCGCTGCGCTACGCGGGCTTCTCACCCTGCTTCCGCCGCGAGGCCGGCACGTACGGCAAGGACACCCGCGGCATCTTCCGCGTGCACCAGTTCGACAAGGTCGAGATGTTCTCGTACGTCGCCCCCGAGGACGCGGAGAACGAGCACAAGCGGCTCCTGGAGTGGGAGAAGCAGTGGCTCACCGGTCTTGAGCTGCCCTTCCAGGTCATCGACGTGGCCTCGGGCGACCTGGGCGCGTCGGCGTCCCGCAAGTTCGACTGCGAGGCGTGGATCCCGACCCAGGGCAAGTACCGCGAGCTGACCTCGGCCTCCAACTGCGACGGCTTCCAGGCGCGCCGGCTGTCCGTCCGCATGCGTGACGGCAAGAAGGTGCAGCCGCTGGCGACGCTCAACGGCACGCTGTGCGCCGTACCGCGCACGATCGTGGCGATCCTGGAGAACCACCAGCAGGCCGACGGCTCCGTCCGGGTTCCCGAGGTGCTGCGCCCGTACCTGGGCGGCCGGGAAGTCCTGGAGCCGGTGGCCAAGTGAGCAGGGCCGTTGGCGAGGCCTCCGGCGAGTTGTCCGGGGGCTTTCCGTACAAGCTGATCGCGACCGACCTCGACGGAACGCTCCTGCGCTCCGACGAGTCGATCTCGCGGCGCACCCGTGACGCCCTCGCCGCGGCCACCGCGGCGGGCGCCGCGCACATCGTCGTGACGGGCCGCGCGGTCCCCTGGACGCGCCACATCCTCGACGACCTCGGCTACGAGGGCCTCGCCGTCTGCGGTCAGGGCGCCCAGGTGTACGACGCCGGCGAGCACCGCCTGCTGACGTCGGTGACGCTGGACCGACAGCTGGCGGGTGTGGCGCTGGCCAAGATCGAGGCGGAGGTCGGCCCGCTGTTCCTGGCGGCGAGCCGCGACGGCCTGGACGGCGACGTCCTGGTCGGGCCCGGCTACGCGGTCACGGGCACGCTCCCGGCGACCCCGTTCACGGACGCGGCGGATCTGTGGAGCGCCCCGCTGAACAAGATCTACCTACAGCATCCGAACCTCTCGGACGACGAGCTGGCCGAGGCCGCCCGCCAAGCCGCCGGCGGCTTCGTCACGGTGGCCATGGCGGGCGAGGGCATCGTCGAGCTGCTACCGCTGGGCCTGTCCAAGGCCACGGGCCTGTCTCTGGCCGCCCGCCGCCTGGGTATGAAGGCGGCGGACACGATCGCCTTCGGCGACATGCCCAACGACATCCCGATGTTCGCCTGGGCAGCGCGTGGAGTGGCCATGGCCAACGCCCACGAGGAGCTCAAGGCGGTGGCGGACGAGGTGACGGCCTCCCATGAGGAGGACGGGATCGCGGTGGTGCTGGAGCGGTTGCTGGGCTGAGGTCGGCGGGACACCGGCGCCGACATACATGCGGGCGCTCAGCTCCCGCCAAGCCGCGGCAACCGTGCCCACGGCCTGCAGCACCGGGTGCCTTTTCAAGAGAGCTCAAGCCCTGCAAACCGGCCAAGCTCCAGTGGAAACGTCTCGCGGAGGATGCACGAATCGAACGTGCGCGGGCTTTTCAGACCCGACCTTGGCTTAGCAAGCCAGTGCCTTACCACTCGGCCAATCCTCCGGGTGGGCGACCCACGCGAGAGCGACATCGCGTGCTCGAAGCGGCCGCCCCGGGCAGCTCCCCGTGCGGTGCGGACTCGTCGGAGGGGTAGCGATTACTCCGGAGTCCGCCGCCGGCTGCCCTGTCGGGAGCTCGACGTACTGCCGTGCATGGGCATCGTCGAACTCCTCTCCCAGAACGTGGCGCCGAACTCGTCGTCCGGCGGTGTGGACACAACCACTGTGCCTGTACGGCGAGTTGGGTGCCACTGATTAAAGGCCCCGGTGAGGCGCCGCACGCCCCTTAACGGCGGCGCCACTTGCGTCGGCGCCCCTTGCTGAAGAACCACCCGGCAGGCGGCTCGTCGGAGCGCCACGGCTGCGGTTCGGGCTTCTCGCGGCGCCAGCGCGCGGCCAGCATGCGGGCGCGGGCGGACGGTTCCGAGGTGTCGGCCGCGCGTATGAAGTCGTCGTCCAGGACCAGGTTGTCCCAGGTGTCGTCCCCGGACTGTTCGCGACCCTCGTGCTGCGACGTCCCGCCTGCCATCCCCGTCCTCCAGTTCGTGCAGTACATCCCCCTCTGCCCAGTGTGCCCGGGCAGAGGTGAAGCGCCCGTCAAGAGCGGGCCCGGTCAGGGGCCCAACTCTTTATTTCTCACCGGAGAACTCGTCTCCCGGCGTTCACTCATCACCAGCGAGTCACACTCCCCACCGGCGAGTCACTCCTCACCGGCGAGCGTCAGCGACCGCAGTTTCTGTCCTGCGTACCAGGTCGCGAGCACGGTGACGACGGCCAACAGCACGGTTGCCGTGGGCAGTGAGACGTCCGACGTCACCATCTCCCCGCCGGCGACCTTCTGCGCCACCGCCAGCGCCCACTGCTGGACGCTCAGCGTGCGCGCCCCCGATACCAGGGAGCCGAACAGGGCCTCCCAGACGAGCGCGTAGACGAGCCCGAAGACCACCGCGTGCCGGGACACGGTCCCGAGCAGCAGGAAGAGTGCGGCGTAGGCGATGGAGGCGACCAGCGCGGCCACCGTGTAGGCGACGGCGATCTGCTGGCCGTTGCCGTTCAGGATGAACCCGGCGATGAAGGTGGGCAGCGCCGAGAACACCATCGTCACGGCGATCGCCACGATCAGCTTGGTGAAGATGATCGTCGACCGTTTCACCGGCTTGGACAGCAGATACACCACCGAGCCGTCGTCGATCTCGGGCCCGATCGCGCCGGTCCCGGCGATGACACCGATGATCGGCACCATGGGGGCGAGCGCAAGCCCGCCGAGCAGGTCCGACGCGGTCTGGTCGTCGGCTCCGGCGAGAGCGCGCACCACCACGGAGACCGCGATGAGCAGCAGCGGCAACGCGCCCAGGATGAGGGCCCGGCGGCGGCCGAGCAGTGCTCGGTAGGTGAGCCGGGCGACTGTGGGGTCGTACATCTTTCGGCCTCCTACGCCGCGACGAGATACGAGAAGACGGACTCGAGGGACTCGTCGGACGGCGAGACCGTGAGCAGGCGGACGCCGTGTTCGCGTGCCACCCTCGGCAGCAGGGCCGTGAAGCGGCCGAAGTCGACGGCCTGGATGTGCAACGCGCCCTCGGCCAGGTCGACCTCGATCCCGGACGTCGACGGGTCGGCGATCAGCGCGGCCGCGAGGGTGCGGTCGTCGCTGGAGCGCACCAGGTAGCGGTGCGGGCGGTCGGTCATCAGGCGGCGGATCTTGCGGAAGTCGCCGCTGGCCGCGTGCCGCCCGGCGACGACCACCTCGATGTGCCAGGCGAGTTGCTCGACCTCTTCGAGGATGTGGGAGGAGAACAGCACGGTGCGGCCCTCGTCGCCCATGCGCCGCAGCAGGTCCATGAGCTGCATGCGCTGGCGTGGGTCCATGCCGTTGAAGGGCTCGTCGAGCAGGAGCAGCGAGGGGTTGTGGACTAGGGCGCTCGCCATCTTCACGCGCTGGCGCATGCCCTTGGAGTACGTGGAGATCTTTCGGTCCTGCGCGTACTCCATCTCGACCGTGGCCAGGGCCTTTTGGGCGGCCTTGGCGCCCAGGCCGTGCAACTCGGCGTTGGCGACGACGAATTCGCGGCCGGTGAGGAAGTCGTACATCGCTTCGCGCTCGGGGACGATGCCGATGTGCTTGTAGATGGCCTCGTTGCGCCAGACCGGCCGGCCGTCGAGGGTGACGGTGCCGGTGGAGGGGGCCAGGAAGCCGCCCATCATGTTGATGAGGGTGGACTTCCCGGCGCCGTTGGGGCCGAGGAGGCCGGTGACGCCGGGGCCGATCGTCATGGTGATGTCGTTGACGGCGACCACGTTGCCGAACCAGCGGGAGACGTGGTCGATGGAGAGCGTGGTCACAGTCCGACCTTTCGGTAGCGGCGCATGAGGAGGCCGTAACTCGCGGCGATCAGGCCGAGGGTGACAAGGACGTAGAGGACGCCTTCGCCGTTGCTCGGGCCCACCCCGCCGGGGAACGCGGAGCTCGCGCCCAGGAAGGCGGACTGCACGCCGTCGATGAGCGTGACCGGCGAGAAGAGGCCGATCCAGGCGATGGCCCCGCTGCTGCCCCCGTCGTCGCCGAGGGACTGGGCGTCGGCGATGGCCTGGAGGGTGGACACCGCGCCGTAGGAGATGGTCAGTACGGCGATCACGGCCGCGATGCCGAAGCCGCGGCGCGGGGTGACCGACGCGATGACCAGGCCGAGGCCGGCGAAGAGCAGCGAGAGCAGTGCCACGGAGACGAGTCCCTGTGCGAATCCCTTGGTCTGGTCGGCGAAGTCGAGCTTGGCCAGCAGCGCACCCACGTAGAGCACGAGCAGCGGGGCCGCAGTGAGGATGAACAGCGCGGAGGCCAGCGCGGCGAACTTGGCCCGTACGTAGTCGGCGGTCTCGATGGGCCGCGAG contains the following coding sequences:
- a CDS encoding ABC transporter ATP-binding protein, giving the protein MTTLSIDHVSRWFGNVVAVNDITMTIGPGVTGLLGPNGAGKSTLINMMGGFLAPSTGTVTLDGRPVWRNEAIYKHIGIVPEREAMYDFLTGREFVVANAELHGLGAKAAQKALATVEMEYAQDRKISTYSKGMRQRVKMASALVHNPSLLLLDEPFNGMDPRQRMQLMDLLRRMGDEGRTVLFSSHILEEVEQLAWHIEVVVAGRHAASGDFRKIRRLMTDRPHRYLVRSSDDRTLAAALIADPSTSGIEVDLAEGALHIQAVDFGRFTALLPRVAREHGVRLLTVSPSDESLESVFSYLVAA
- a CDS encoding ABC transporter permease, translating into MAVEQPLQTPVTQPGDQTRIHNIGYRSYDGPRLGRSYATRSLYSQSLRGAYGLGRSVKSKVLPMLLFVVMCVPAAIMVAVAVATKANDLPVDYTRYAIVMQAVISLYVASQAPQSVSRDLRFKTVPLYFSRPIETADYVRAKFAALASALFILTAAPLLVLYVGALLAKLDFADQTKGFAQGLVSVALLSLLFAGLGLVIASVTPRRGFGIAAVIAVLTISYGAVSTLQAIADAQSLGDDGGSSGAIAWIGLFSPVTLIDGVQSAFLGASSAFPGGVGPSNGEGVLYVLVTLGLIAASYGLLMRRYRKVGL
- the pheA gene encoding prephenate dehydratase produces the protein MPASYAYLGPEGTFTEVALRTLPEAATRELIPYVSVQSALDAVRLGEAEAAFVPIENSVEGGITTTLDELVAGKPLMIYREVLLSITFALLVRPGTKLSDIKTVSAHPAAQPQVRNWLKKNLPDAHWESAASNADAARLVQEGQYDAAFAGEFAAARYGLEALETGIHDAENAQTRFVLVGRPARPAAPSGADKTSVVLWQRDDHPGGLRDLLGEFATRGINLMLLQSRPTGAGIGNYCFCIDAEGHISDRRVAEALMGLKRICLEVRYLGSYPRADIEPGDVRTPRQGTSDEAFVSAADWVARCQDGRF
- a CDS encoding copper resistance CopC/CopD family protein; this encodes MTQTIAPRVRTLVLLLLAATGLLLAGAGPVSAHAALTGSDPQQGAVVDKAPTQISLSFSEKVALSDDSLRVLDPKGQRIDRGDPANLSGTTYAVKLHSGLPDGTYTVTYQVVSEDSHPVAGAYTFSIGAPSQTTVSVSGQTAGGGIVGALYGFGRYVSYAGFTVMVGAAAFVLACWQRGTGVRPLQRLVVSGWLALTAATLGLLLLRGSYTSTGKVGDIFDLDLLGQVLQTKTGAALVSRLLLLAAAALFIAVLFGAYDKREEEEKQDLTFGLAIGGTVVAAGLAASWAMSEHASTGLQAGIAMPVDVVHLLAVAGWLGGLAALLVALYRAPADTPVDASAVRRFSRVAFGSVLALVATGIYQSWRQLGSWSAFTGTRYGQLLLVKIGLVVLLVGIAWISRRWTARLADAVVEQRREAKDAAEGEKGAGSGTGTGTGTADTVEEDVEGEGEAVEGEREHATARATTSTPASASASGKKGASVAVADDKGSDSKGSDSQRAAQLARQQAAIDTARQKQQRDADPNRFGLRRSVLAEAGVAVVLLAVTTMLTSTEPGRTEEAARAATSASSADASATGALTLDMSFDTGGEDGKGVVRIDLDPARVGGNEMHVYVERPNGRAFDVPEVKVAFTLESQDIGPLPVVPDHITTGHWSATGVQIPVAGEWKIAVTVRTSDIDQTTVSKNAQIG
- a CDS encoding SCO family protein produces the protein MRKKTFAAAALLAAAATLTLSACGNGDDSAQPVTVVSEEAGSDKAAIVLDKPFEKPDLVLTDTNGKKYDLRKETQGKPTLIYFGYTNCPDVCPLTMNNVAVAKKQLSKAQQDELRVVFVTTDPERDTASALGKWLKGIDSQVVGLTGDFDTIQAGARTLGISIEPPHKDKNGKMVSTHGTQVVAFSPKTDAGYVLYTEDATVDDYTKDLPKLIKGEKP
- the efeB gene encoding iron uptake transporter deferrochelatase/peroxidase subunit translates to MADQSIPEARSPEKALNGGVSLNAGVSENASVEDGASPKEGISRRRLLGTAGATGLVLGAAGGAVGYAARPAEATPLTSLGAEQVMFHGKHQPGILQPLQARGHVVAFDLTAGAGRKEAAALLRRWSETARRLMAGETAKQDDTDVARDAGPSSLTITFGFGHSFFARTGLEKQRPVSLDPLPDFSSDRLDKARSNGDLWVQIGANDALVAFHALRAIQKDAGQAAKVRWQMNGFNRSPGATAHPMTARNLMGQMDGTRNPKPTQADFDERIFVPESGSKDPAWMAGGSYAVVRRIRMLLDDWEQLSVKEQEDVIGRRKSDGAPLSGGTETTEMDLEKTDKAGNLVVPLNAHARITRPDQNGGAAMLRRPFSYHDGIDADGVPDAGLLFICWQADPLRGFVTVQRKLDRGDALSKFIRHEASGLFAVPGGAAEGEYVGQRLLEG
- a CDS encoding HAD family hydrolase — its product is MSGGFPYKLIATDLDGTLLRSDESISRRTRDALAAATAAGAAHIVVTGRAVPWTRHILDDLGYEGLAVCGQGAQVYDAGEHRLLTSVTLDRQLAGVALAKIEAEVGPLFLAASRDGLDGDVLVGPGYAVTGTLPATPFTDAADLWSAPLNKIYLQHPNLSDDELAEAARQAAGGFVTVAMAGEGIVELLPLGLSKATGLSLAARRLGMKAADTIAFGDMPNDIPMFAWAARGVAMANAHEELKAVADEVTASHEEDGIAVVLERLLG
- a CDS encoding ABC transporter permease subunit → MYDPTVARLTYRALLGRRRALILGALPLLLIAVSVVVRALAGADDQTASDLLGGLALAPMVPIIGVIAGTGAIGPEIDDGSVVYLLSKPVKRSTIIFTKLIVAIAVTMVFSALPTFIAGFILNGNGQQIAVAYTVAALVASIAYAALFLLLGTVSRHAVVFGLVYALVWEALFGSLVSGARTLSVQQWALAVAQKVAGGEMVTSDVSLPTATVLLAVVTVLATWYAGQKLRSLTLAGEE
- the serS gene encoding serine--tRNA ligase, which gives rise to MIDLRLLREDPDRVRASQRARGEDVALVDALLSADERRRSSGVRFDELRSEQKSLGKLIPKASGDEKAELLKKTGQLAADVKAADAEQHEADEETKRLLLQLGNLVHPDVPVGGEEDFVVLETHGTIRDFGAEGFEPKDHLELGEALGAIDVERGAKVSGSRFYYLTGVGALLELALVNAAIAQATEAGFIPMLTPALVRPRAMEGTGFLGQAAENVYHLEKDDYYLVGTSEVPLAAYHMDEILDADKLPLRYAGFSPCFRREAGTYGKDTRGIFRVHQFDKVEMFSYVAPEDAENEHKRLLEWEKQWLTGLELPFQVIDVASGDLGASASRKFDCEAWIPTQGKYRELTSASNCDGFQARRLSVRMRDGKKVQPLATLNGTLCAVPRTIVAILENHQQADGSVRVPEVLRPYLGGREVLEPVAK
- a CDS encoding copper chaperone PCu(A)C; amino-acid sequence: MRRLVAPVAVLTGALVLAGCGSEDIQADSQADSQAGSKAELSVSGAYMPQPVSDSMAAGFLTITNKGGTKDELTSVTSDVGDVTAHETVGSSMQEVKDIDVPARGQLVFKSGGNHLMFEKLKRKPEQGEKVSVQLHFAESGTVTVEIPVKSATYNPKTGH